AACACAACCCGGTTAAGAGTGCTGTTGTTATCGAAATGAAAGATGGTAAGCAGGTATTTAAAGAAAAAATTAATCCGTAATTGTCCGTAATTGTCGAGGTTAATCATGTTAATATGTTTATAATTAAATAAAGCCAAACAATTTATACCTGTACAAGGGAGTGCAAGGGATAAGGCTAAGGTCTTATCCCTTTTTCTTAGTACCGGCAAATTAATACTTGTACGCATTATGTCTTCTTATAATGGACAACGGAGTGGTTAATCCTTGTTGGTTGGTATTGACAGTGTTAGACAGTGTCTCTATAATAAACACTGTATGTGGCACAATATTTGCAATTGGTGGACATTTCCATTGATTGCCATTATAGCTTGAGCGTAACTTATCCCACGGAAAGGAGTGTTATGTGAAGTAACTAGTGGTCTGTAAACTCTAAAACTATAGGATGAATTGCGAGAGGTTTTTCGTCCTGCGAGGCGAAGGAGGCGCGCATATCGGGAATATGTAAGCCGACGACAACAAAGCAGGACGGAAAAGATCTCGCAAGAACACTATAGAATTAGGGTTTACAGACCACTAGTACCGCACGGCCAATCGATCCGCATGCCTTGCGGTCACAGCGTTCGGTTAGACATAATTTAGGAGAGGGAGAACGAATGGAGTAATGGAATTAGGAAGCTTGGTTCAACAAATTGTCCAACAATTAATTAACGGTATATCTTTGGGCAGCATATATGCGCTCATAGCCCTAGGCTATACCATGGTGTACGGTATCATCAGACTCATCAATTTTGCTCACGGCGACATCTATATGCTGGGTGCTTACGCCGGGTTCTTTGCCACGACGGTATTCAAGATGTCTTTCATTCCCGCACTTATCTTTTCTATGGCGGTAGCTGCAGTTATCGGTATGATCATTGAGAGGGCGGCCTACCGTCCATTGCGTAATGCCCCGAAAATCGCCGTACTAATTACGGCGATTGGCGTTTCGCTGTTCCTGGAGTATGGCGGCATGCTGCTGGTAACGCCGCAGCCGCGGACTTTCCCGGCTGTATTCACCGCCGAGGTGTACAAGTTCGGCGGATTGGTAATCAACAGTCAGCAAGTGCTTATATTGTTTATTTCGCTGCTGCTGATGGTGATACTGACTTACATTGTCAATCGAACTAAAGTCGGCAAAGCCATGCGGGCGGTCTCCTTTGATACGGATACGGCCAGGCTGATGGGCATTGACGTGGATCTCGTCATATCCTTTACCTTCGGCATTGGTTCCGCCCTGGCGGCCGCAGCCGGTGTATTGGTTGGCATTTACTACAACTCCATTGATCCTTTAATGGGTCTGATACCGGGACTTAAAGCATTTGTAGCCGCAGTTCTGGGCGGCATTGGCAATATTCCCGGCGCCATGCTGGGCGGCACCCTACTGGGTGTAATTGAAGCGCTGGTCAGCGGCTTTTGGTCATCCACCTTCCGGGACGCAGTTGCCTTTGGTATTTTAATTATTATCCTGCTGTTCAGACCGTCGGGGTTGCTTGGCAGGAATATCCGTGAGAAAGTGTAGGTGACAGGCATGGGATTTAAGGGAAAAATAAAAACGGATCTGATGGCGTTAGGTGCATGCCTGGCTACTTACGCGGTAATTCAAGGATTAATTACCGCGGATATTATTAGTCCATTTTGGCAGTTAAATATTATTCTTATCGGTATCAATATTATCTTAGCCGTCAGCCTTAACCTGATTAACGGTTTTACCGGTCAGTTCTCAATTGGACATGCCGGATTTATGGCGGTTGGCGCCTATTTAAGCGCTGTATTAACAGTAAAAATGCAGCTTCCCTTTTTGGCAGCCATTGCCGGCGGAGCAATTGGCGCCGCTGTTTTAGGCTTTGCTATCGGGTTACCCACCCTAAGGCTTACAGGAGATTATCTGGCCATTGCCACCCTGGGTTTGGGCGAGATCATCCGGATTTGCATATTAAATATCCAATATGTCGGCGGGGCATCCGGCTTTATGGGCATTTCCCGCTATACTAACTTTACCTGGGTATTTTTCCTTGCGGTGTTAACTATCTTCGTCATCAAAAACTTTATTGATTCCACCCATGGCCGGGCGTGTATCTCCATCCGGGAGAATGAAATTGCTGCGGAAGCAATGGGGGTTGACACCACTAAATACAAAGTTCTTGCCTTTACAATCGGGGCGGGATTTGCCGGCGTCGCCGGCGCGCTGTTTTCCCACTACTTTTATATTGCCCATCCGGCATCCTTTACCTTTATGCGGTCATTTGACATCTTAACCATGGTGGTTCTCGGCGGTCTGGGCAGTATCACCGGTTCCATCACCGGCGCCGTTTTACTGACCTTTGTTTCGGCTGCCTTGGCCAGCTATCCTGAATGGCGCATGGTTATCTATGCGCTATCTTTGATTATTCTCATGATTTATCGGCCGCAAGGTCTGTTTGGCAATAAAGAAATCAGTCTTAAAATGCTTAGCCGCTTAATTGGAGGTGGACGCCGTGCTACTCAAGGCAACTAAGCTGTCAAAAGTATTTGGCGGCCTCCGGGCGGTATCTAACTTTGAAGTTGCTATTGCCCCCGGGGAACTGGCCGGCTTGATCGGTCCCAACGGAGCGGGAAAAACAACGGTATTTAACCTTTTGACAGGGGTTTATGAACCTACGGAAGGTGAAATTGCGTTTGACGGCAAAAGCGTTATCGGTCTGCGCCCTTATCAGATTACGCAACGGGGCATTGCCCGGACATTCCAGAACATCCGCCTGTTTAATGACCTAAGTGTACTGGATAACGTAAAGATTGCCTATCACTTTCACGTGAAGTATGGAATTCTGGAAAGCATGTTCCGGTTTGGCCGCTATCATAAAGAAGAGGCTGAGGTTGAAGAAAAGGCTGTACATTTCCTGGAAATCTTCCAACTGGCCGACAAGAAGGATGAAATAGCGAAAAACCTCCCCTACGGCGAACAGCGGCGTCTGGAGATTGCCCGCGCCCTGGCGGCTCAGCCGAAACTGCTTTTGCTGGATGAGCCGGCGGCAGGCATGAACCCGCAGGAAACCCAGCAGCTCATGGAAATGATCCGCTGGATTCGCAAAGAGTTCAACCTTACCATTTTGCTGATTGAGCATGATATGAGTCTGGTTATGGGCGTGTGCGAACGCATTTATGTATTGGATTACGGCAGTATAATCGCTCACGGCACACCGGCCGAAATCAAGAACAATCCACGGGTTATCGAGGCCTACCTCGGTGAGGAGGTTTAGACTATGGCAAAAACAATGCTGAAAGTAGATAATATTAACGTATACTACGGTGCGATACACGCCCTGAAAGGGATTAGTATTGAGGTTAACGAAGGCGAAATCGTCACCCTTATCGGCGCCAACGGGGCCGGCAAGAGTACGACCCTCCGCACTATCTCGGGACTATTGAAACCCAAAAACGGGCAAATTAGTTTTGAAGGCAAAAGTATTGGCGGCATGCTGGCGCAAAACATCGTAAAATTGGGAATATCCCAAGTCCCTGAGGGCCGCCGGGTATTTGCCCACATGTCGGTGCAGGAAAACCTGGAACTGGGTGCTTTTATCCGTAAGGACAGCAAAGGGATTAAAGAGGACATGGATATGGTATTTACCCGTTTTCCCCGCCTGGCTGAACGCCGTACTCAGCTTGCCGGCACTCTTTCCGGCGGTGAGCAGCAAATGCTGGCGATGGGCCGGGCCTTGATGAGCCGTCCGCGCCTGCTGCTTATGGATGAACCGTCCATGGGTCTGGCGCCGCTATTAGTAAAGGAAATATTCTCTATTATTACCGACATCAACAAAACCGGCACGACCATTTTATTGGTGGAGCAAAACGCGCATATGGCGCTGTCCATTGCCCATCAAGCGTATGTCCTGGAAACCGGACGGATAACTCTCGCCGGTGATGCCAAAGAACTGGCGGCGAGCGAGGAAATACGCAAAGCCTATCTTGGCGGCTAGCTATCAATCCACGAACTGCTTAGAAATTGCCAGCTGCTAGGCGCAACGAGTACTGGAACGCAACAAGCGTACTGGGATGTACGCTGGAGTGAAGCACGCAGGAGCAACAACGCAGATGGCGGTTTATAAGCAGTTCCCTACTTAAAGGCAAATAGTTAAAAAAAGGGGTTGTTATGCTGTGAACGTAGCCAAAAGAATGACGCCCAATCCAGCTACTATTGTGTCAACCATGACCATTATTGATGCACTGCAACTCATGCGCGACAGGAAAATTCGCCGGTTGCCGGTTGTGGACAACGGCAAATTAGTCGGTATTGTCACGGACCGGGACCTGCGGGAAATATCGGCGTCTCCGGCCACCAGCCTTTCCATATTTGAGCTCAATTACCTCTTGTCTAAAATGCAAGTAAAGGAAATTATGGCCAAAAACGTAGTTACCATAAGCCCGGAAGCAACTGTGGAAGAGGCAGCCCTGCAAATGTACAACCATAAAATCGGCGGCCTGGTTGTGCTTGACAGCGGTGGCAAGGTAATCGGCATAATTACTGAAACCGATATTTTTAAAACTTTCGTCGATGTAATGGGGCTGCCCCAGGGTAAAACCCGTTTAGCTATTGTAGTGCCTGACCGGCTGGGAGTAATCCACGACATCTCAGGCGTATTCAAGGAACTTGGCATCAGCATTGGCAGTTTTGCCAGCTATCCTACGGAAGATGGGCAATACGAGATCATTATCCGGGCGGACATTAAGGACCCTAAGCCTGTTACCGAACAACTGGCCAAAAAAGGATATACGGTTCAGCATATGGTGCAAATCGGTTAGTTAAAACGGAACAATTTACACACATTTGGCGATGTGCTAATATAATGGTAATAGGAACAGGCGACCGGACATTCCGCTCCAGCCGGGCGCAGGTATTTTTACGGTTTTAAATGGTTTCGATGGAGGGACTTATTTTGCACCAGGATGATAAGAACTTTAATCAGCTTAAGCAATCGGCAGCCCGGCTATCGGTTATATCCAACACTTTATTGGTAGTTCTGAAATTATTGGTAGGTCTTCTGACCGGTGCGGTCAGTATCGTGTCGGAGGCAGCCCACTCGGCCGTTGATCTTTTTGCCGCCCTTGTTGCCTACCTAGCGGTCAAAAAATCCGGTAAACCGCCGGACAAGCAACATGCTTACGGTCATGGCAAAATTGAAAATTTATCGGCCGCGTTTGAAGCAGGGCTTATTGTGATAGCTGCATTATGGATTGTGTATGAAGCGGTAGCAAAAATAAAAAGTCCGGCAGCACCGGCAATGCTGGAGTACGGTATAGCGGTAATGGCGCTGTCCATTGGCGCCAATTACTGGGTATCAGGGAAGCTGTACCGGGCTGCCCATCTCACTGCCTCCCATGCGCTTGAGGCCGACGCGCTGCACTTGCGGGCGGATATTTGGACCAGCATGGGAGTTTTAGCCGGCCTGGCCATAATTGAAGTCACAGGGTTTGTCTGGCTGGATCCGGTCATTGCGATTGCTGTGGCCGTCGTGGTGTTCAAGGCCGGATTTGAAATGACTAAAAAAAGCCTGTACGAGCTTACTGACATTAGTTTGCCGGCCGAAGAAGAGGAACAAATTCGTCTAATTGTCAACTCCCATCCGACCGTAATCGCCTTTCATCAGCTTAGAACCAGACGATCCGGCAGCAATAAGTTAATTGATATGCATGTCGTTTTGAAGAAAAACATGCAATTAAATAAGGCGCATTTAGTTTGTGACGAAATTGAGATTTCTATTAAGCAAGAACTGGGCCCGTGTGATGTTACCATTCATCTGGAGCCTTGTGATTACTATGAGGATGTTGGCTCCTGTCCGGTGGACATATGTGACGGAAAATGCAAAGAGTAAGTTTTTGTTCTCTTTAAGTAGGGAACTGCTTATAAACCGCCATCTGCGTCGTTACTCCTGTGGTCCTCGTTCCAACGTACAACCAGTACGTTTCCACTCCGGTCCCCGCACAAACTATTATGCATAGCTAACGAAATCAGAATCGTCGTCGTGCCTAGCAGCTGACGATTTTTAAGCAGTTCGTGGCATTTGGTGACTTAGCAATACGAATATGAGTACGAAAAATTCCCCAAATTTCGGTTAGGGGAATTTTTTTGTTGTAAGGCAGATAATATAGGTTATAATAGCAAGTAAATGGTATATGGAAGGAGATTGGGAATGAGCTCTGAACTCTTGGAGAAATATGTACGTCTGATTGTTAAGACGGGGATAAATCTGCAGCAAGGCCAAACCCTTGTTGTTACCTCTCCCATTGAAAGTGCGTCTTTTACCAGGCTTTTGGCTGAAACCGCCTATGAGGAAGGTGCAAGGGACGTGGTGATCAATTGGCGGGATGAATTGTTTAGCAAAATCCGGTATATGAAGGCGCCGGAAGAGGTTTTTGATGAATTTCCCGATTGGCAGAAGGAATTCTATATGTCCTATGTACGGCAAGACGCAGCTTTCGTAACAATATCCGCCACCGATCCCGAACTCTTAAAAGACGTAAATCCTGCCAGAATCGCCAAAGCGCAGAAAACCGGCAGCACTGCTCTCAAAGAATACCGGGAACGTTTGATGAGCAACAAGAATACCTGGTGTGTAGTATCCATTCCTACTCAGGCCTGGGCTAAAAAGGTCTTCCCCGGAATAAGCGGGGAAGACGCAGTTAATAAGCTATGGGCGACTATATTCAAGGTTGTTAGAGTGGATACTGAGAATCCTGTCGCGGCCTGGGAGGAGCACAAGAAGAACCTGAAAAAAAGCATGGAATTTATGAATTCCCACAATTTCAAATTTCTTCACTACCGTAGTTCTCTTGGTACCGATGTAAAAATCGAACTTCCGGAAAACCATGTCTGGCTGGGTGGCTCGGAATATACGCCGGAAGGGCGGGAATTTGTCGCCAACATGCCCACGGAAGAGATCTTCACCTTGCCGAAAAGAACGGGGGTAAACGGTAAAGTAGTAAGCTCCCGGCCACTAAATTATAACGGCAATCTTATTGAAAACTTCTCCCTAACCTTTAAAGACGGAAAAATTGTTGACTTTCAGGCGGAAAAAGGCTATGAGACGCTAAAAAACCTTATCGGAACAGATGAAGGCTCACACTATTTGGGCGAGGTAGCCCTGGTTCCTTTTGACTCCCCCATCTCAAAGTCGAACATTTTATTTTTCAATACTCTTTTTGATGAAAATGCGTCCTGCCATTTGGCCATAGGTAAAGCCTATCCCGTCTGTATAAAAGACAGCGGCAAGATGACTGAAGATGAACTAGCAAAACTTGGTGTGAACGACTCACTGGTGCATGAAGATTTTATGATAGGTACGGCCGACCTGGAAATAACCGGCGTTACTGCTGCGGGCGAGGAAATTCCGGTATTTCGCAACGGAAATTTTGCCTTTGAAAGACTATTTGCGGCGACCAAAAACTAGCTGGATAGCGAAATTTGCCGCGAAAGCAACATCGCAATTTAAAAATGAATTACCTATATGGGGCC
This window of the Methylomusa anaerophila genome carries:
- a CDS encoding cation diffusion facilitator family transporter, whose translation is MHQDDKNFNQLKQSAARLSVISNTLLVVLKLLVGLLTGAVSIVSEAAHSAVDLFAALVAYLAVKKSGKPPDKQHAYGHGKIENLSAAFEAGLIVIAALWIVYEAVAKIKSPAAPAMLEYGIAVMALSIGANYWVSGKLYRAAHLTASHALEADALHLRADIWTSMGVLAGLAIIEVTGFVWLDPVIAIAVAVVVFKAGFEMTKKSLYELTDISLPAEEEEQIRLIVNSHPTVIAFHQLRTRRSGSNKLIDMHVVLKKNMQLNKAHLVCDEIEISIKQELGPCDVTIHLEPCDYYEDVGSCPVDICDGKCKE
- a CDS encoding branched-chain amino acid ABC transporter permease, with translation MGFKGKIKTDLMALGACLATYAVIQGLITADIISPFWQLNIILIGINIILAVSLNLINGFTGQFSIGHAGFMAVGAYLSAVLTVKMQLPFLAAIAGGAIGAAVLGFAIGLPTLRLTGDYLAIATLGLGEIIRICILNIQYVGGASGFMGISRYTNFTWVFFLAVLTIFVIKNFIDSTHGRACISIRENEIAAEAMGVDTTKYKVLAFTIGAGFAGVAGALFSHYFYIAHPASFTFMRSFDILTMVVLGGLGSITGSITGAVLLTFVSAALASYPEWRMVIYALSLIILMIYRPQGLFGNKEISLKMLSRLIGGGRRATQGN
- a CDS encoding aminopeptidase; its protein translation is MSSELLEKYVRLIVKTGINLQQGQTLVVTSPIESASFTRLLAETAYEEGARDVVINWRDELFSKIRYMKAPEEVFDEFPDWQKEFYMSYVRQDAAFVTISATDPELLKDVNPARIAKAQKTGSTALKEYRERLMSNKNTWCVVSIPTQAWAKKVFPGISGEDAVNKLWATIFKVVRVDTENPVAAWEEHKKNLKKSMEFMNSHNFKFLHYRSSLGTDVKIELPENHVWLGGSEYTPEGREFVANMPTEEIFTLPKRTGVNGKVVSSRPLNYNGNLIENFSLTFKDGKIVDFQAEKGYETLKNLIGTDEGSHYLGEVALVPFDSPISKSNILFFNTLFDENASCHLAIGKAYPVCIKDSGKMTEDELAKLGVNDSLVHEDFMIGTADLEITGVTAAGEEIPVFRNGNFAFERLFAATKN
- a CDS encoding branched-chain amino acid ABC transporter permease, encoding MELGSLVQQIVQQLINGISLGSIYALIALGYTMVYGIIRLINFAHGDIYMLGAYAGFFATTVFKMSFIPALIFSMAVAAVIGMIIERAAYRPLRNAPKIAVLITAIGVSLFLEYGGMLLVTPQPRTFPAVFTAEVYKFGGLVINSQQVLILFISLLLMVILTYIVNRTKVGKAMRAVSFDTDTARLMGIDVDLVISFTFGIGSALAAAAGVLVGIYYNSIDPLMGLIPGLKAFVAAVLGGIGNIPGAMLGGTLLGVIEALVSGFWSSTFRDAVAFGILIIILLFRPSGLLGRNIREKV
- a CDS encoding ABC transporter ATP-binding protein — protein: MLLKATKLSKVFGGLRAVSNFEVAIAPGELAGLIGPNGAGKTTVFNLLTGVYEPTEGEIAFDGKSVIGLRPYQITQRGIARTFQNIRLFNDLSVLDNVKIAYHFHVKYGILESMFRFGRYHKEEAEVEEKAVHFLEIFQLADKKDEIAKNLPYGEQRRLEIARALAAQPKLLLLDEPAAGMNPQETQQLMEMIRWIRKEFNLTILLIEHDMSLVMGVCERIYVLDYGSIIAHGTPAEIKNNPRVIEAYLGEEV
- a CDS encoding ABC transporter ATP-binding protein; translated protein: MLKVDNINVYYGAIHALKGISIEVNEGEIVTLIGANGAGKSTTLRTISGLLKPKNGQISFEGKSIGGMLAQNIVKLGISQVPEGRRVFAHMSVQENLELGAFIRKDSKGIKEDMDMVFTRFPRLAERRTQLAGTLSGGEQQMLAMGRALMSRPRLLLMDEPSMGLAPLLVKEIFSIITDINKTGTTILLVEQNAHMALSIAHQAYVLETGRITLAGDAKELAASEEIRKAYLGG
- a CDS encoding CBS and ACT domain-containing protein; translated protein: MNVAKRMTPNPATIVSTMTIIDALQLMRDRKIRRLPVVDNGKLVGIVTDRDLREISASPATSLSIFELNYLLSKMQVKEIMAKNVVTISPEATVEEAALQMYNHKIGGLVVLDSGGKVIGIITETDIFKTFVDVMGLPQGKTRLAIVVPDRLGVIHDISGVFKELGISIGSFASYPTEDGQYEIIIRADIKDPKPVTEQLAKKGYTVQHMVQIG